A stretch of the Amycolatopsis sp. BJA-103 genome encodes the following:
- a CDS encoding DEAD/DEAH box helicase gives MTSHDGFDSVAFEPKIPARTSGFVFWNAEGDTPGTGEVTVALPEVATVPCVRLPMAEALPALLRLRTSEDSSARFWSTAATAALKLAEAGRLLPGVTESDVDAWRAGPLEPADAAWLRELSEAMPARARAIPGDGNLLPARYPLLRAFLDAVADTLPRTPAAAQAAGVKAFAAPPSHRVPQLRDWAAEVAAGLDSGVRVSVRIEAPGDDFTSGRFTGVVQVHSLADPGVLIDAAALWSGDDRFGPRARIDVMLALRRAAQLWPPLEPLLGAAVPDEVVLRDTDITELLTTAAPVLATAGIDVHWPADLARDLSAKAVVGGGDAPPDDLPSFFAGGTLLQFDWQLALGGAPLTAAEMDALAEAHRPVVRLRDQWVLVDPALAAKARDRALKPLTPIDALGAALSGTAEVDGERVDVLTDGWLAALRERLLAPPEPQSPPRGLAATLRDYQLRGLQWLTAMTSIGLGGCLADDMGLGKTITLISLHLHRAQGPTLVVCPASLLGNWEREITRFAPGVPVRRFHGTERSLDGLGDGFVLTTYGTLRVDPGPLGGVHWGLLVADEAQHVKNHRSGTAKALRTLTSSARVALTGTPVENNLSELWAILDWTTPGLLGTMADFRRVWAKPVESGKDPEAAERLSRLVRPFLLRRRKSDPGIAPELPAKTETDRPVTLTAEQAALYEATVRELMAEIAGSEGIARRGRIVKLLTGLKQICNHPAQYLKEPSDAVLDGRSGKLELLDELLGTILAEDGAVLVFTQYVAMARLLERHLAQRGIATQLLHGGTPVPKREELVRRFQAGEVPVFLLSLKAAGTGLNLTHADHVVHYDRWWNPAVEDQATDRAYRIGQTRPVQVHRLIAEGTVEDRIAAMLREKRALADAVLAGGEAALTELTDAELADLVELRSRR, from the coding sequence GTGACGTCTCACGACGGTTTCGACAGTGTCGCGTTCGAACCGAAGATTCCGGCCCGGACCAGCGGATTCGTCTTCTGGAACGCCGAGGGGGACACGCCGGGAACCGGGGAGGTGACTGTCGCCCTCCCTGAGGTCGCCACGGTCCCTTGCGTCCGGCTCCCGATGGCCGAAGCGCTCCCCGCCCTCCTGCGGCTGCGCACGAGTGAAGATTCCTCGGCGCGCTTCTGGAGTACGGCCGCCACAGCGGCGTTGAAGCTCGCCGAGGCGGGCAGGCTGCTGCCCGGGGTCACGGAGTCCGATGTGGACGCCTGGCGCGCAGGTCCTCTGGAACCCGCCGATGCCGCCTGGCTGCGTGAACTGTCCGAGGCGATGCCGGCGCGGGCACGGGCGATACCGGGCGACGGGAACCTGCTGCCCGCCCGGTATCCGCTGTTGCGCGCGTTCCTCGACGCCGTGGCCGACACCCTTCCCCGCACGCCCGCGGCCGCGCAGGCGGCGGGCGTCAAAGCCTTCGCCGCCCCGCCCTCGCATCGCGTCCCGCAGCTGCGGGACTGGGCGGCCGAGGTCGCGGCCGGGCTGGACTCCGGGGTCCGGGTCTCGGTGCGGATCGAGGCACCCGGCGACGATTTCACCAGCGGCCGCTTCACCGGGGTCGTCCAGGTGCACAGCCTCGCCGATCCGGGCGTCCTGATCGACGCCGCCGCGCTCTGGTCCGGCGACGACCGTTTCGGTCCGAGGGCCCGCATCGACGTGATGCTGGCCCTGCGCCGCGCGGCGCAGCTGTGGCCACCGTTGGAACCTTTGCTGGGCGCTGCGGTCCCCGACGAGGTCGTGCTTCGCGACACCGACATCACCGAGCTGCTCACCACCGCCGCGCCCGTGCTGGCCACGGCGGGCATCGACGTGCACTGGCCGGCCGATCTCGCCCGTGACCTGAGCGCGAAAGCCGTCGTCGGCGGTGGTGACGCACCGCCGGACGACCTCCCGTCGTTCTTCGCAGGCGGCACCCTGCTGCAGTTCGACTGGCAGCTGGCCCTCGGCGGCGCACCGCTCACCGCGGCCGAGATGGACGCACTGGCCGAGGCCCACCGGCCCGTCGTGCGGTTGCGCGACCAGTGGGTCCTCGTCGATCCGGCACTGGCGGCCAAGGCCCGCGATCGCGCCCTGAAACCGCTGACTCCCATCGACGCGCTCGGCGCCGCCTTGAGCGGGACGGCCGAGGTCGACGGCGAACGCGTCGACGTCCTCACCGACGGGTGGCTCGCCGCCTTGCGGGAACGGCTGCTCGCGCCACCGGAACCGCAGTCCCCGCCTCGGGGATTGGCCGCGACCCTGCGCGACTACCAGTTGCGCGGGCTGCAGTGGCTCACCGCCATGACGTCGATCGGGCTCGGGGGCTGCCTGGCCGACGACATGGGTCTGGGCAAGACGATCACGCTGATCTCGCTCCACCTGCACCGCGCGCAAGGCCCGACGCTGGTCGTCTGCCCGGCGTCGCTGCTGGGGAACTGGGAACGGGAGATCACCCGGTTCGCACCCGGTGTCCCGGTGCGGCGGTTCCACGGCACCGAGCGCTCGCTCGACGGGCTCGGCGACGGATTCGTGCTCACCACCTACGGCACCCTGCGGGTCGACCCGGGACCGCTGGGAGGCGTCCATTGGGGACTCCTGGTCGCCGACGAGGCCCAGCACGTCAAGAATCACCGCTCCGGCACGGCGAAGGCGTTGCGAACGCTGACGTCGTCGGCGCGGGTGGCGTTGACGGGCACCCCGGTGGAGAACAATCTCTCCGAGCTGTGGGCGATCCTCGACTGGACCACCCCCGGGCTGCTGGGCACGATGGCCGACTTCCGCCGCGTGTGGGCGAAACCGGTCGAGTCCGGAAAGGACCCCGAGGCCGCGGAACGGCTTTCCCGGCTGGTGCGCCCCTTCCTGTTGCGCCGCCGCAAATCCGATCCGGGGATCGCGCCGGAACTGCCGGCCAAGACCGAAACCGACCGGCCGGTGACGCTCACCGCCGAACAGGCCGCCCTGTACGAGGCGACGGTGCGCGAACTGATGGCCGAGATCGCCGGCAGCGAGGGCATCGCGCGGCGTGGCCGGATCGTCAAGCTCCTCACCGGGCTCAAGCAGATCTGCAACCACCCCGCGCAGTACCTCAAGGAACCGTCGGACGCGGTGCTGGACGGCCGGTCGGGCAAGCTCGAACTGCTCGACGAGCTCCTGGGCACGATCCTCGCCGAGGACGGCGCGGTCCTGGTGTTCACGCAGTACGTCGCCATGGCACGGCTGCTGGAACGTCATCTCGCGCAGCGCGGCATCGCCACCCAGCTGCTGCACGGCGGTACCCCGGTGCCCAAACGCGAAGAACTCGTGCGCCGGTTCCAGGCCGGTGAGGTCCCGGTGTTCCTGCTGTCGCTCAAGGCGGCCGGGACCGGGCTCAACCTCACCCACGCCGACCACGTCGTGCACTACGACCGCTGGTGGAACCCCGCCGTGGAGGACCAGGCGACCGACCGCGCGTACCGGATCGGGCAGACCAGGCCGGTGCAGGTGCACCGGCTCATCGCCGAGGGCACGGTCGAGGACCGGATCGCGGCGATGCTGCGGGAGAAACGCGCGCTCGCCGACGCGGTGCTCGCCGGTGGCGAGGCCGCCCTGACCGAACTGACCGACGCGGAGCTGGCCGATCTGGTCGAGTTGAGGAGTCGCCGATGA
- a CDS encoding TetR/AcrR family transcriptional regulator, which translates to MTDADHTGTGDPRRTIELLWGVREKPRRGPKPKLTVEEIITAAIELADAEGITALSVRRGAEKLGVSPMSIYTYIPSRAELLDLMMDRVHGELTDPPPGHDWRGTMTILAEDAWAMYHRHPWMLQLTTSRLPLGPHTFAKHERELGAVDAIGLTDLEMDAVIAMVNGFVQGIARGSVESASLVRRSGLTDTEWWTASAPVLAEIPEADAGLFPLAARIGQAAGEAHGAASAPLHTFRFGLARILDGVEQLVAGEAQGAERELPS; encoded by the coding sequence ATGACGGACGCGGACCACACCGGCACGGGCGATCCACGACGAACCATCGAACTGCTCTGGGGCGTGCGGGAAAAACCCCGCCGAGGCCCCAAGCCGAAGCTCACCGTCGAGGAAATCATCACCGCCGCGATCGAACTCGCCGACGCCGAGGGGATCACCGCGCTGTCGGTGCGCCGGGGCGCGGAGAAACTCGGCGTCTCCCCCATGTCCATCTACACCTACATCCCCAGCCGCGCGGAACTGCTCGACCTGATGATGGACCGGGTGCACGGCGAGCTGACCGACCCGCCGCCCGGTCACGACTGGCGGGGCACGATGACGATCCTCGCCGAGGACGCCTGGGCGATGTACCACCGGCACCCGTGGATGCTCCAGCTCACCACCAGCCGTCTCCCCCTCGGCCCGCACACCTTCGCCAAGCACGAACGCGAACTGGGCGCCGTCGACGCGATCGGGCTCACCGACCTGGAGATGGACGCCGTGATCGCGATGGTCAACGGTTTCGTCCAGGGCATCGCGCGGGGTTCGGTCGAATCGGCGAGTCTGGTGCGGCGGTCCGGGCTGACGGATACGGAGTGGTGGACGGCCAGCGCCCCGGTGCTCGCGGAGATCCCGGAAGCCGACGCGGGCCTGTTCCCGCTGGCGGCGCGGATCGGCCAGGCGGCGGGAGAGGCGCACGGTGCGGCGAGCGCGCCGCTGCACACGTTCCGGTTCGGGCTGGCGCGGATCCTCGACGGGGTCGAGCAACTGGTTGCCGGGGAAGCGCAAGGGGCGGAACGGGAACTGCCTTCGTGA
- a CDS encoding glycosyltransferase has product MRVLFTFAGGNGHFRPLLPIARALVEAGHTVAFTGEPMMVPIVEAAGFPAFPSGPNLGSKGERHPLLPVDKDREDADLRDGFVRRTAPRRAEDVSALCEHWSPDLLVCDEADHGAMIVAEKLGLPHATVLVTATGALIRAELIDDALNEVRAVHGLPPQRDLEMATRHLVLSPFPASFRDPRFPLPSTTWPFHTPVPGRGPVPEWHVEGRPTLYFTLGTIFNTESGDLFARALAGLRDVDATCVVTVGNLIDPAEFGPQPEHIHLAKYLPQDDVLPYCDAVLSHGGSGSLLGAITHGLPMALLPMGADQPHNGDRVTELGLGTVLDVIHATPEDIRDAVTSALREPSYRDAAGRLRDEVTAYPPPEKTVPLLEGLLG; this is encoded by the coding sequence GTGCGTGTTCTCTTCACTTTCGCCGGCGGCAACGGTCACTTCCGCCCGCTTCTCCCGATCGCCCGCGCGCTCGTCGAAGCGGGTCACACCGTCGCGTTCACCGGCGAGCCGATGATGGTCCCGATCGTCGAGGCCGCCGGTTTCCCCGCCTTCCCGTCAGGCCCCAACCTCGGTAGCAAGGGTGAACGGCACCCGTTGCTCCCCGTCGACAAGGACCGCGAGGACGCCGACCTGCGCGACGGTTTCGTCCGCCGTACCGCGCCCCGCCGCGCGGAAGACGTCTCGGCGCTGTGCGAACACTGGTCCCCCGATCTCCTCGTCTGCGACGAAGCCGATCACGGCGCGATGATCGTCGCCGAAAAGCTCGGTCTTCCCCACGCGACCGTCCTGGTCACCGCCACCGGCGCTCTCATCCGCGCCGAACTGATCGACGACGCGCTCAACGAGGTCCGCGCCGTCCACGGGCTTCCCCCGCAGCGGGACCTGGAGATGGCGACCCGCCATCTCGTGCTCTCCCCGTTCCCCGCGAGCTTCCGTGATCCCCGGTTCCCGCTGCCGTCGACCACGTGGCCCTTCCACACGCCCGTTCCCGGCCGCGGCCCGGTGCCGGAGTGGCACGTCGAAGGTCGTCCGACGCTCTACTTCACCCTCGGCACCATCTTCAACACCGAGTCCGGCGATCTGTTCGCCCGGGCGCTGGCCGGTCTGCGGGACGTCGACGCGACCTGTGTGGTGACCGTCGGGAACCTCATCGACCCCGCCGAGTTCGGTCCGCAGCCGGAGCACATCCACCTCGCGAAGTACCTGCCGCAGGACGACGTCCTCCCGTACTGCGACGCGGTCCTCAGCCACGGCGGCTCCGGCAGCCTGCTGGGCGCGATCACGCACGGCTTGCCGATGGCACTGCTGCCCATGGGCGCCGACCAGCCCCACAACGGCGACCGTGTCACCGAACTCGGGCTCGGCACCGTCCTCGACGTCATCCACGCGACACCCGAGGACATCCGTGACGCCGTGACCTCCGCGCTGCGGGAACCGTCCTATCGGGACGCGGCCGGGCGGCTACGGGACGAGGTCACCGCGTACCCGCCGCCGGAGAAGACCGTTCCGCTGCTCGAGGGGTTGCTCGGGTGA
- a CDS encoding anthrone oxygenase family protein, with protein MSTLSEIVLIAAVIAAGLIAGLFYAYTCSVMPGLARADARTYVTGMREINIAILNGWFALSFGGAPLLAAVAAALHFRSELRSALPWIIAGFVLLLVMLIVTMAINVPLNNALEAGFDGANTDFEALRAKFEGVWERWNLVRTLAAIGGFGALVGGLIVHTRA; from the coding sequence ATGTCCACGCTCAGCGAGATCGTCCTGATCGCGGCCGTCATCGCGGCGGGGTTGATCGCGGGCTTGTTCTACGCCTACACGTGCTCGGTCATGCCGGGACTGGCGCGGGCGGACGCACGGACGTACGTGACGGGGATGCGGGAGATCAACATCGCGATCCTCAACGGCTGGTTCGCGCTGAGCTTCGGCGGCGCGCCCCTGCTCGCCGCGGTGGCGGCGGCACTGCACTTCCGATCGGAGCTGCGGTCGGCGCTGCCGTGGATCATCGCGGGTTTCGTGCTGCTGCTGGTGATGCTGATCGTGACCATGGCGATCAACGTGCCGCTGAACAACGCGCTCGAAGCCGGCTTCGACGGCGCCAACACCGACTTCGAGGCGTTGCGGGCGAAGTTCGAGGGTGTCTGGGAACGGTGGAACCTGGTCCGCACCTTGGCCGCGATCGGCGGCTTCGGCGCTCTGGTGGGCGGGCTGATCGTGCACACCCGCGCCTGA
- a CDS encoding NmrA family transcriptional regulator, producing MTNTKNNETVLVLGATGKTGRRVAQQLTDRGIEVRKASRPAFDWDDRSTWTAAVTGVGAAYLTYYPDLAFPGAAEAIRDFSKLAVEHGVRRLVLLSGRGEEEAVVSEQGVRDSGAEWTVVRASWFAQNFSEHFLLEPVLAGEIVLPAGQVTEPFIDVEDIVDVVVTALTTDGHHGRVYELTGPRLLGFADVAAEIGKASGRDVRYVPVSAAEFAAGAAEQGVPEEEIEGLTDLFTRILDGRNSSLTGDVEKVLGKPARDFSDYAAKAAATGVWNR from the coding sequence ATGACAAACACGAAGAACAACGAGACGGTCCTGGTCCTCGGAGCGACGGGCAAGACCGGACGCCGGGTGGCGCAGCAGCTGACCGACCGGGGCATCGAGGTGCGGAAGGCCTCTCGGCCCGCGTTCGACTGGGACGACCGCTCGACCTGGACCGCCGCTGTCACCGGAGTCGGCGCGGCCTACCTGACCTACTACCCCGACCTCGCCTTCCCCGGCGCGGCCGAAGCGATCCGCGACTTCTCGAAACTGGCCGTGGAACACGGGGTCCGGCGACTGGTGCTGCTGTCCGGCCGCGGCGAGGAGGAAGCCGTGGTCAGCGAGCAGGGCGTCCGTGACTCCGGTGCCGAGTGGACGGTCGTGCGGGCCAGCTGGTTCGCCCAGAACTTCAGCGAGCACTTCCTGCTGGAACCGGTGCTCGCCGGCGAGATCGTGCTTCCGGCGGGACAGGTGACCGAGCCGTTCATCGACGTCGAGGACATCGTCGACGTCGTCGTGACGGCACTGACCACCGACGGGCACCACGGCCGGGTCTACGAGCTGACGGGCCCCCGGTTGCTCGGTTTCGCGGACGTGGCGGCGGAAATCGGCAAGGCTTCGGGGCGGGATGTCCGGTACGTTCCGGTTTCCGCGGCGGAGTTCGCCGCGGGCGCGGCCGAACAGGGCGTGCCGGAGGAAGAGATCGAGGGCCTGACCGACCTGTTCACGCGGATCCTCGACGGCCGGAACTCCTCGCTCACCGGTGACGTCGAGAAGGTGCTGGGCAAGCCCGCGAGGGACTTCTCCGACTACGCCGCGAAGGCCGCGGCCACTGGGGTCTGGAATCGATGA
- a CDS encoding AraC family transcriptional regulator: protein MDPLAGLLDGPRARGAFLLKSVMTPPWSLRIEDEAPLTVMAQVRGESWVVPDRGDAVRLGTGDIAIARGPDPYLVADDPATPPQAMILPGQECLTPDGQHLTELSDLGVRTWGSDPDGPVVLLTGTYPLEGEISKRLLNALPSLLVVRNEEWENPLVPLLAGEIVKDSPGQEAVLDRVLDLLLVAALRTWFDRPGAAAPAWYRAHSDPVVGRALKLLQHKPSEPWTVASLAADTGVSRAAFARRFTAAVGEPPMAYLASWRIALAADLLRQHPDVTIGAVARQVGYGSSFALSTAFKREHGVSPQGYRTGVA from the coding sequence ATGGATCCCCTCGCCGGTCTGCTCGACGGACCCCGCGCCCGCGGCGCGTTCCTGCTGAAGTCGGTCATGACCCCGCCGTGGTCGCTGCGCATCGAGGACGAGGCGCCGCTGACGGTGATGGCGCAGGTCCGCGGCGAGTCCTGGGTCGTCCCCGATCGCGGGGACGCCGTCCGTCTCGGTACCGGCGACATCGCCATCGCCCGCGGACCGGACCCGTACCTCGTCGCGGACGACCCGGCCACCCCGCCGCAGGCGATGATCCTGCCGGGACAGGAATGCCTGACACCGGACGGACAGCACCTCACCGAACTGTCCGACCTCGGCGTCCGCACCTGGGGCAGCGACCCGGACGGCCCCGTCGTCCTGCTCACCGGCACGTACCCGCTGGAAGGCGAGATCAGCAAACGGCTCCTCAACGCGCTGCCGTCGCTGCTGGTCGTCCGGAACGAGGAATGGGAGAACCCGCTCGTGCCGCTGCTCGCCGGGGAGATCGTCAAGGACAGCCCGGGTCAGGAAGCCGTCCTGGACCGCGTGCTCGACCTGCTCCTGGTCGCCGCGTTGCGGACCTGGTTCGACCGGCCCGGCGCCGCGGCACCGGCCTGGTACCGCGCGCACAGCGACCCCGTCGTCGGGCGGGCACTGAAACTGTTGCAGCACAAGCCTTCCGAGCCGTGGACGGTGGCGAGTCTCGCGGCCGACACCGGGGTCTCCCGGGCCGCGTTCGCCCGGCGGTTCACCGCCGCGGTGGGCGAACCGCCGATGGCCTACCTCGCGAGCTGGCGGATCGCGCTCGCCGCGGACCTCCTGCGCCAGCATCCCGACGTCACGATCGGCGCTGTCGCCCGGCAGGTCGGCTACGGCAGTTCGTTCGCACTCAGCACCGCGTTCAAACGCGAGCACGGCGTCAGCCCGCAGGGTTACCGCACCGGCGTCGCGTAG
- a CDS encoding helix-turn-helix transcriptional regulator, translated as MRADRLVATLLLMQARGRVTASELADELEISIATARRDLEALSAAGVPVYPQPGRGGGWSLIGGARTDLSGLSASEAQALFLLAGPAASVSPEVKSALRKLVRALPDTFRADAQAAADAVVIDPSRWGEREKERPELLTVLQAGIVRRRKVRFGYAKKGTEPVERVVDPWGLVDKDDVWYLIAGTDKGQRTFRVDRMSDAEVSDLPAGRPDDFELSRAWEQVVDQVEQRRSGLDATVLIAERHLPILQDHFGRQSVVEETLDDGRVRVTVSAPVAWMIAQQLAGWGSMIEVLGPSSVQDELARIGAELVERYATPVR; from the coding sequence ATGCGTGCCGATCGCCTGGTGGCCACCCTCCTGCTGATGCAGGCCCGTGGCCGCGTAACGGCTTCCGAACTGGCGGACGAACTCGAGATCTCCATCGCCACGGCCCGCCGCGACCTCGAGGCACTGTCGGCGGCGGGCGTACCGGTGTACCCGCAGCCGGGACGAGGCGGTGGCTGGTCCCTGATCGGAGGCGCACGCACCGACCTCAGTGGACTGTCCGCATCGGAGGCTCAGGCGCTGTTCCTGCTCGCCGGGCCGGCGGCGTCGGTCTCTCCCGAGGTCAAATCGGCGTTGCGGAAACTGGTCCGTGCCTTGCCGGACACCTTCCGGGCCGACGCGCAGGCCGCCGCGGACGCGGTCGTCATCGACCCGTCGCGGTGGGGTGAACGGGAAAAGGAACGCCCCGAGCTGCTCACCGTGCTGCAGGCCGGGATCGTCCGCCGCCGCAAGGTCCGCTTCGGTTACGCGAAGAAGGGCACGGAACCGGTCGAGCGGGTCGTGGATCCGTGGGGGCTCGTGGACAAGGACGACGTCTGGTACCTCATCGCGGGCACCGACAAGGGGCAGCGCACCTTCCGCGTCGATCGCATGTCCGACGCCGAGGTGAGCGACCTGCCCGCCGGGCGCCCGGACGACTTCGAGTTGTCGCGGGCGTGGGAGCAGGTGGTCGACCAGGTCGAGCAGCGCCGTTCGGGACTGGACGCGACCGTGCTCATCGCCGAGCGGCACCTGCCGATCCTGCAGGACCACTTCGGACGGCAGTCCGTCGTCGAGGAGACTCTCGATGACGGACGCGTGCGGGTGACGGTGTCGGCGCCGGTGGCGTGGATGATCGCCCAGCAGCTCGCGGGCTGGGGCTCGATGATCGAGGTACTGGGCCCGTCCTCGGTCCAGGACGAACTCGCGCGGATCGGCGCGGAACTGGTCGAGCGCTACGCGACGCCGGTGCGGTAA
- a CDS encoding SDR family NAD(P)-dependent oxidoreductase, which translates to MAGTVIIGAGPGIGRSVALRFAREGSPITLVARSAATLDPLAAEIGTALALTADVTDEKSLKTALDTAGREHGEPDVVVYNAAIIQADTPGELSVEGHLAAWSVNVVGAITTAAHVAPGMAERGSGTIIVTGGMPEAVPAYTSLSLGKAGVRALVSLLDTEFGPSGVHVATVTVAGAVAKGSPFDPDDIAEHYWRLHTQPRSEWEQEIVHTGLPVSGV; encoded by the coding sequence ATGGCAGGCACAGTGATCATCGGTGCGGGACCGGGCATCGGCCGCTCGGTCGCACTCCGGTTCGCCCGGGAAGGGTCGCCGATCACCCTGGTGGCCCGCAGCGCGGCGACGCTGGATCCGCTGGCCGCCGAGATCGGGACCGCGCTGGCGCTCACCGCCGACGTGACCGACGAGAAGTCGCTCAAAACCGCTCTCGACACCGCGGGACGCGAGCACGGTGAGCCCGACGTCGTGGTCTACAACGCCGCGATCATCCAGGCCGACACCCCCGGCGAGCTGTCCGTCGAAGGGCATCTCGCGGCGTGGTCGGTCAACGTCGTCGGAGCGATCACCACCGCCGCCCACGTCGCGCCCGGGATGGCCGAGCGCGGTTCGGGCACGATCATCGTCACCGGCGGGATGCCCGAAGCCGTACCGGCCTACACGAGCCTCTCGCTCGGTAAAGCCGGTGTGCGGGCGCTGGTTTCCTTGCTGGACACGGAATTCGGCCCGTCAGGGGTGCACGTCGCGACGGTGACCGTCGCCGGTGCCGTCGCGAAGGGGAGCCCGTTCGACCCCGACGACATCGCCGAGCACTACTGGCGGCTGCACACCCAGCCGCGGAGCGAATGGGAGCAGGAGATCGTCCACACAGGACTACCAGTGAGCGGGGTGTGA
- a CDS encoding pentapeptide repeat-containing protein has product MPAPSSLRADCENCFGLCCVVPAFAASADFAITKPAGQACPNLGGDSRCGIHDKLRTKGFTGCTVYDCFGAGQKVSQITFGGEDWRKAPKTARSMFAVFPVMRDLQELLYYLTEAAALPSSAPIRAGLAEMVDQTERMTLEKPGVLRELDVHAHRGSVNGLLLRASELARAEVPGKKKDRRGADLIGAKLKGANLRGALLRGAYLIGADLRGSDLRQADVIGADLRDADVRGADFRDALFLIQSQLDAAKGDATTKLPESLSHPAHW; this is encoded by the coding sequence GTGCCAGCCCCTTCGAGCCTGCGAGCCGACTGCGAAAACTGCTTCGGCCTGTGCTGTGTCGTCCCGGCCTTCGCGGCGTCGGCCGATTTCGCGATCACCAAACCGGCGGGCCAAGCGTGCCCGAATCTGGGAGGGGACTCCCGGTGCGGCATCCACGACAAGCTCCGCACGAAGGGTTTCACCGGCTGCACGGTTTATGACTGCTTCGGCGCGGGCCAGAAGGTCTCCCAGATCACCTTCGGCGGCGAGGACTGGCGGAAGGCGCCGAAGACGGCGAGGTCGATGTTCGCGGTCTTCCCGGTCATGCGGGATCTGCAGGAACTGCTCTACTACCTCACCGAGGCGGCCGCGCTCCCGTCGTCGGCGCCGATCCGCGCCGGCCTGGCCGAGATGGTCGACCAGACCGAGCGGATGACCCTGGAGAAACCCGGCGTGCTGCGGGAACTCGACGTCCACGCGCACCGGGGCTCGGTGAACGGGCTGCTGCTGCGCGCGAGCGAACTCGCCCGCGCCGAAGTGCCCGGCAAGAAGAAGGACCGGCGCGGTGCCGACCTCATCGGCGCGAAGCTCAAGGGGGCGAACCTGCGCGGCGCGCTTCTGCGCGGGGCTTACCTGATCGGCGCGGACCTGCGGGGCTCCGATCTGCGGCAGGCCGACGTCATCGGTGCGGACCTGCGCGACGCCGATGTCCGTGGAGCGGACTTCCGGGACGCCCTCTTCCTCATCCAGTCGCAGCTGGACGCCGCGAAGGGTGACGCGACGACGAAGCTGCCGGAGTCGCTCTCACACCCCGCTCACTGGTAG
- a CDS encoding S8 family peptidase, whose translation MREMRQARWLSRAGMASAVAVAISVTAAPAQAAEGQILAAGSPEAIPNSYIVTLKDTGVVDTLASRFGAKVERVYSSSLKGFSATLSERQAKRLAADPTVASVEQNQVVHADATQVNPPSWGLDRVDQRNLPLDKSYSYTSTGAGVNVYVIDTGVRISHQTFGGRARNGYDFVDNDAVAQDGNGHGTHVAGTIAGSQYGIAKGATIYGVRVLNNSGSGTTAGVIGGIDWVTKNHIKPAAANMSLGGGASTTLDDAVRRSIAAGVTYGVAAGNSNQNASGFSPARVTQAITVGSTTNTDARSSFSNYGSLVDIFAPGTSITSSWNTSDTATNTISGTSMATPHVVGVAARFLQNNKTATPAQVATALINAATPNKVTNPGSGSPNRLLYWAPTA comes from the coding sequence ATGCGAGAGATGAGACAAGCGCGTTGGCTGTCCCGTGCCGGAATGGCGAGCGCGGTCGCGGTGGCGATCAGCGTCACCGCCGCTCCCGCGCAAGCCGCCGAGGGACAGATCCTCGCCGCGGGATCCCCCGAAGCGATCCCGAACAGCTACATCGTCACGCTGAAGGACACCGGCGTCGTGGACACGCTGGCCAGCCGCTTCGGCGCGAAGGTGGAGCGCGTCTACAGCAGCTCGCTCAAGGGCTTCTCCGCGACGCTGTCGGAGAGGCAGGCCAAGCGGCTCGCCGCCGACCCGACGGTGGCGTCCGTCGAGCAGAACCAGGTCGTCCACGCCGACGCGACGCAGGTCAACCCGCCGTCCTGGGGTCTCGACCGCGTCGACCAGCGCAACCTCCCGCTCGACAAGAGCTACAGCTACACCTCCACCGGCGCCGGCGTGAACGTCTACGTCATCGACACCGGTGTGCGGATCAGCCACCAGACCTTCGGCGGCCGCGCCCGCAACGGCTACGACTTCGTCGACAACGACGCCGTCGCCCAGGACGGCAACGGCCACGGAACCCACGTCGCGGGCACCATCGCCGGTTCGCAGTACGGCATCGCCAAGGGCGCCACGATCTACGGCGTCCGCGTCCTGAACAACTCGGGCAGCGGCACCACCGCCGGCGTCATCGGCGGCATCGACTGGGTCACCAAGAACCACATCAAGCCCGCCGCGGCGAACATGAGCCTCGGCGGCGGTGCCTCGACCACCCTCGACGACGCCGTCCGCCGGTCGATCGCCGCGGGCGTCACCTACGGCGTGGCCGCCGGGAATTCCAACCAGAACGCGTCCGGCTTCTCCCCCGCCCGCGTGACCCAGGCGATCACCGTCGGCTCGACCACCAACACCGACGCGCGGTCCAGCTTCTCCAACTACGGCAGCCTGGTGGACATCTTCGCGCCGGGTACGAGCATCACGTCGTCGTGGAACACCAGCGACACCGCGACGAACACCATCAGCGGCACCTCGATGGCGACCCCGCACGTGGTCGGCGTCGCGGCCCGCTTCCTGCAGAACAACAAGACCGCCACACCGGCGCAGGTGGCCACCGCGCTGATCAACGCGGCCACCCCGAACAAGGTGACCAACCCGGGCTCCGGTTCCCCGAACCGGCTCCTGTACTGGGCGCCGACCGCCTGA